One segment of Eretmochelys imbricata isolate rEreImb1 chromosome 5, rEreImb1.hap1, whole genome shotgun sequence DNA contains the following:
- the STOML2 gene encoding stomatin-like protein 2, mitochondrial isoform X1: MLGRAARGAGRLLLESSRRPGPRAWLAPAPQRCSSSLPMNTMVLFVPQQEAWVVERMGRFHRILEPGLNFLIPLLDRIRYVQSLKEIVINVPEQSAVTLDNVTLQIDGVLYLRIMDPYKASYGVEDPEYAVTQLAQTTMRSELGKISLDKVFRERESLNACIVDAINQASDCWGIRCLRYEIKDIHVPPRVKESMQMQVEAERRKRATVLESEGTRESDINVAEGRKQAQILASEAERAEQINKAAGEANAMLAKAKAKAEAIRLLADALTQQNGNAAASLAVAEQYVSAFSQLAKDSNTILLPSNTGDVTSMVTQALGIYSALTKPQAAKSPEATPAALEVPKHPPPELPEADQVNSS; encoded by the exons ATGCTGGGGCGGGCGGCGCGCGGGGCCGGGCGGCTCCTGTTGGAG agCTCCCGGCGGCCGGGGCCCAGGGCAtggctggccccagccccacagcgATGCTCCTCCAGTCTGCCCATGAACACCATGGTGCTCTTCGTGCCCCAGCAGGAGGCCTGGGTGGTGGAGCGAATGGGCAGATTTCACCGCATCCTGGAGCCC ggTTTGAATTTCCTCATTCCACTGCTGGATCGGATCCGCTACGTACAGAGCCTCAAGGAAATCGTCATCAATGTCCCGGAGCAGTCGGCCGTCACGCTGG ATAATGTCACCCTGCAGATAGATGGTGTCCTGTACCTGCGGATCATGGACCCCTATAAG GCCAGTTATGGGGTGGAGGACCCCGAGTACGCGGTGACCCAGCTGGCCCAGACCACCATGAGGTCCGAGCTGGGCAAAATCTCCCTGGACAAAGTCTTCCGG GAGCGGGAGTCCCTCAATGCCTGCATCGTGGATGCCATCAACCAGGCCTCGGACTGCTGGGGCATCCGGTGCCTGCGCTACGAGATCAAGGACATCCACGTGCCTCCCCGGGTGAAGGAATCCATGCAGATGCAG GTGGAGGCCGAGAGACGGAAACGTGCCACAGTGCTGGAGTCAGAGGGGACCAGGGAATCTGACATCAACGTGGCAGAGGGGCGGAAGCAGGCCCAGATCCTGGCCTCCGAGGCTGAGAGGGCCGAACAGATCAACAAAGCTGCTG GGGAGGCCAATGCCATGCTGGCCAAGGCCAAGGCCAAAGCAGAAGCTATTCGGCTCCTGGCTGATGCTTTGACGCAGCAG AACGGCAACGCAGCTGCCTCCCTGGCTGTGGCGGAGCAGTACGTGAGCGCCTTCTCCCAGCTGGCCAAGGACTCCAACACCATCCTGCTGCCCTCCAACACCGGGGATGTCACCAGCATGGTCACGCAG gccCTGGGCATCTACAGCGCCCTGACCAAACCGCAAGCTGCAAAGAGCCCGGAAGCGACCCCAGCAGCCCTCGAGGTCCCCAAGCACCCCCCCCCAGAGCTGCCTGAGGCGGATCAGGTGAATTCCAGCTAG
- the STOML2 gene encoding stomatin-like protein 2, mitochondrial isoform X2, whose protein sequence is MNTMVLFVPQQEAWVVERMGRFHRILEPGLNFLIPLLDRIRYVQSLKEIVINVPEQSAVTLDNVTLQIDGVLYLRIMDPYKASYGVEDPEYAVTQLAQTTMRSELGKISLDKVFRERESLNACIVDAINQASDCWGIRCLRYEIKDIHVPPRVKESMQMQVEAERRKRATVLESEGTRESDINVAEGRKQAQILASEAERAEQINKAAGEANAMLAKAKAKAEAIRLLADALTQQNGNAAASLAVAEQYVSAFSQLAKDSNTILLPSNTGDVTSMVTQALGIYSALTKPQAAKSPEATPAALEVPKHPPPELPEADQVNSS, encoded by the exons ATGAACACCATGGTGCTCTTCGTGCCCCAGCAGGAGGCCTGGGTGGTGGAGCGAATGGGCAGATTTCACCGCATCCTGGAGCCC ggTTTGAATTTCCTCATTCCACTGCTGGATCGGATCCGCTACGTACAGAGCCTCAAGGAAATCGTCATCAATGTCCCGGAGCAGTCGGCCGTCACGCTGG ATAATGTCACCCTGCAGATAGATGGTGTCCTGTACCTGCGGATCATGGACCCCTATAAG GCCAGTTATGGGGTGGAGGACCCCGAGTACGCGGTGACCCAGCTGGCCCAGACCACCATGAGGTCCGAGCTGGGCAAAATCTCCCTGGACAAAGTCTTCCGG GAGCGGGAGTCCCTCAATGCCTGCATCGTGGATGCCATCAACCAGGCCTCGGACTGCTGGGGCATCCGGTGCCTGCGCTACGAGATCAAGGACATCCACGTGCCTCCCCGGGTGAAGGAATCCATGCAGATGCAG GTGGAGGCCGAGAGACGGAAACGTGCCACAGTGCTGGAGTCAGAGGGGACCAGGGAATCTGACATCAACGTGGCAGAGGGGCGGAAGCAGGCCCAGATCCTGGCCTCCGAGGCTGAGAGGGCCGAACAGATCAACAAAGCTGCTG GGGAGGCCAATGCCATGCTGGCCAAGGCCAAGGCCAAAGCAGAAGCTATTCGGCTCCTGGCTGATGCTTTGACGCAGCAG AACGGCAACGCAGCTGCCTCCCTGGCTGTGGCGGAGCAGTACGTGAGCGCCTTCTCCCAGCTGGCCAAGGACTCCAACACCATCCTGCTGCCCTCCAACACCGGGGATGTCACCAGCATGGTCACGCAG gccCTGGGCATCTACAGCGCCCTGACCAAACCGCAAGCTGCAAAGAGCCCGGAAGCGACCCCAGCAGCCCTCGAGGTCCCCAAGCACCCCCCCCCAGAGCTGCCTGAGGCGGATCAGGTGAATTCCAGCTAG